GAAAAAGGTTCACAACCTGGTGATTGGGGAACGTACAGCAGAGGAAATCAAGATCTTCATCGGCTCGGCCTATCCCACCGATGGCGATAATGAAACCCTGATGGATGTGCGCGGTCTGCATATGCTGTCCGGTCTACCTCGTACTATCACCGTCAAGAGCCCGGAAATCCGAGAAGCGATGTCGGAACCGCTGTCGGTGATTGTGGAAGCCGTGAAGCGCACCCTAGAGCGCACACCTCCCGAATTGGCCGCCGACATTATTGATCGGGGGATTATGCTAGCCGGCGGTGGGGCACTGCTGCGCGGGCTGGATACTCTGATTAGCCATGAAACGGGCATTGTGGTACATATCGCCGCTGATCCGCTGAGTTGTGTTGTCCTCGGCACCGGACGAGTGCTGGAGAACTTCAAGCAGCTTGAACGGGTCTTCAGTGGGCGATCGCGCAATCTCTAATCTCTAGGGCGATCGCTCTAGACGATTGCTGTGGCATGAACTCTGCAGGTGCTGCTAGCCAACAACTTCAGCCCCTGCACCGTTTATCACAGCTACAGTCCCAGGTTCGGCTACCCCCAGGGTAGCGACATCCTATCTACACAATCACTTAGATGTATTCTTTACGCCGTTGGTGGGGTCAGTACGCACTAAAAGCCGGGATGGTGGGTCTGCTGTTAAGTCTGGCCTGGGGCATCCGGCAAACGAATGCTGGCATATTTTTGGAGCTGTACGGCATTTTGTCGCGCCCGTTCCAGGGTACGCCAGACCAAGTTGACATGCTGGAAACAGCCCAATCCCGAGAGCTGCAGCAGCGAGTTGTGGAGCTGGAAAGCGAAAATCGTCGGCTTCAAGAACTGCTCGACTATCGTGAGAATACATCCCAGGCAGGCGTTGTTGCCCCCGTTATTGGCCGCAGCTCCGATCATTGGTGGCAACAGCTCACCGTTGCCAAGGGCAGTCGTGATGGCGTCTCAGTGGGCGATGTGGTGTCGGGCACGGGTGGGCTAGTAGGACGCATTGTACAGGTGACTCCCAACACCAGCCGCGTGCTGTTGATTAGCGACCCATCGAGTCAGGTGGGGGTCACGATTAGTCGATCGCGCTCCATGGGCTACATTCGCGGTCAGTCTGAAAGCCGCGTGGTCATGGAATTTTTTGATAAGGTACCGGAGGTGCAGGCAGGGGATGCGGTGTCCACATCTTCCTTGAGCCAACTGTTTCCGCCAGGCCTACCCGTGGGGGTGGTGGAGTCGGTGAACCTCAACCGCAGTCCAGCTCCTGAGGCGGTGATTGAGCTCACCTCGCCCATTAGTCGGTTGGAGTGGGTGATTATTACCCCCAACTCGCGGATGCCCATGCCTGAAGATGTAATGCCTGACGATGCTCCATCTTCTAATGAATCTCAGTAATATTTCTCAGCGATTCCTCTCAGCGATACTCCAATGACCCGAGTGATGACCTTAAGCGATCGCCTCAATCTAGGAAGCAAGCAAGGGCCCCGCATCGCCAACTGGAGCATTACGGTGCTGTCGGTGGTGCTTTGTGTGCTGATGTTGCCGACTCGCTTTCCGGGCATGGAGCTGCTCGGCGTTGGCCCCAATTGGCTATTGATTTGGGTTGTGGCTTGGAGCGTGAAGCGGCCGGCATGGCAGGGGGCGATCGCTGGGTTGGTTTTAGGGTTCATCCAAG
The sequence above is drawn from the Candidatus Obscuribacterales bacterium genome and encodes:
- the mreC gene encoding rod shape-determining protein MreC, producing the protein MYSLRRWWGQYALKAGMVGLLLSLAWGIRQTNAGIFLELYGILSRPFQGTPDQVDMLETAQSRELQQRVVELESENRRLQELLDYRENTSQAGVVAPVIGRSSDHWWQQLTVAKGSRDGVSVGDVVSGTGGLVGRIVQVTPNTSRVLLISDPSSQVGVTISRSRSMGYIRGQSESRVVMEFFDKVPEVQAGDAVSTSSLSQLFPPGLPVGVVESVNLNRSPAPEAVIELTSPISRLEWVIITPNSRMPMPEDVMPDDAPSSNESQ